Sequence from the Enhydrobacter sp. genome:
TGCGCTTCTCAAGGGCAAGGCGACCGTCGCGGCGCCGGCGCCCGATGGCGTGGCCCTGGAGGAGGTGGCGCGCGCGCTGGCCGAGCGGGCGCGGCGGCGGCTCGGCCGGTCGCTGTCGATCCGCGAGGTCGATGCCGGCTCGTGCAATGGCTGCGAGCTCGAGATCCATGCGCTCAACAATCCGGTCTACGACGTGGAGCGCTTCGGCCTGAAGTTCGTCGCCTCGCCGCGGCACGCCGACGTGTTGATGGTGACCGGCCCGGTGACCTGGAACAT
This genomic interval carries:
- the nuoB gene encoding NADH-quinone oxidoreductase subunit NuoB; the encoded protein is MRTFLRDALLKGKATVAAPAPDGVALEEVARALAERARRRLGRSLSIREVDAGSCNGCELEIHALNNPVYDVERFGLKFVASPRHADVLMVTGPVTWNMREALLRTYDATPAPKWVVAVGDCAVDCGVFAGSPAIVGRLADILPVDLHVGGCPPPPIEMVKGLLALMEAPVLPR